The sequence aggattgcaggtccttatacatctttgtactccctggatgaatagAATACGGAACAGTACGAGCTTCAGTCATCACTTCCATTCTCAATGAATCCACTTCTGGCACCCACATTCTACCTCTGTGATGCACAATGCCGTCTTTGATGGTATACAGTGTACCACCCTTAGCCTCATCTCTTGTTCTCCAGGTTATCAACTGTTCATCAGAAATTTGGCCTGTTCGAATTCTATCGAGCAAATTAGGTACTACTGTTATTGCTGATAGATTGTACACATCCCTTGGTCCGAGTACCTCCAAGCTCATCCGTTCAAAATCAACAATCAACTCCTGTTGTACTGTCAATTGGTTCAATGTTGCAGACTTGCGACTCAATgtatctgctactacattagccttgcttggatggtagctaatgtcacagtcgtagtccttcaccaatTCCAGCCATCTTCTTTGCCTCATGtttaactccttctgagtgaagaaatattttaggcttttgtgatcagtgaaaatctgacacCTTTCGCCGTACAAGTAGTGTCTTCAtagcttcaaagcaaaaacagcTGCCGCCAACTCAAGATCATAAGCCAGGTAGTTCCTCTCATGGACCTTCAGCTGTCGAGATGCATATGCTATTAGTTTATCATCCTGCATCAAAACAGCTCCTAATCCACTCTTAGAAGCATCAGTATAAACCACAAAATGACCCGTGCCTTCGGGAATTGCTAGCACTGGCGCTGACATCAATCTTTCCTTCAATTCTGCAAAGCTCTTCTGATATTGTTCTGACCACACAAACTTCACACATTTTCGAGTTAAGGAAGTCAGTGGTAGAGCTATCTTGGAGAAGTCTTGAATAAATCTCCTATAGTAGCccgctaaacccaagaaactccgtatttctgtaGCATTCTTTGGAGCAACCCAATTTCGAACCGCTTTCACCTTAGACGGATCCACCTCAATTCCCTTAACTGAAactatatgacccaaaaatgaaatctgctccagccaaaattcatacttactgaacttagcatacattttattttctttcaaaatctgcaacacTGTAGTCAAGTGCTGACGATGCTCCTCTAGACTGTgagagtagatcaatatgtcatctatgaagactatgACTAACTGATCCAAGAAGAGTTGaaacaccctgttcatcaaatccatgaacacaagctggtgcattggtcaacccaaacgacattactaagaactcgtagtggccatgGCGAGTCCTGAATGCTGTCTTTTTCACATCTACATCCTTCAccttcagctgatggtagcctgatcGTAGATCAATTTTTGAGAACACCTCTTCCCCTTGCAATTGGTCGAACAAGTCGTCTATTCTGGgaagggatatctgttcttcACTGTAACTTGATTCAGCTCtctatagtcaatgcacaacctcattgacccatctttcttcttaacaaacaacaccggtgcaccccatggcgatacactcggtctgatgaaCCCCTTATCCAGCAACTCTTGCAATTGATCTTTTAGTTCTTTCATCTCAGTCGGTGCTaatctgtatggtgccttagaagCTGGCTTAGTTCCAGGCATCAACTCTATCCCAAATTTGACTTCCCTGAATGGAGGCAATCCCGCAACATCATCGAAAAAAACTTTTGGAAAGTCCTTCACTACCTCCACTTTCACAAGTTTCGGTCGCTGCACTTCCAGCTCGCCAGTTAGACTTGCAAGAAAGCCTGTACACCCATTATTCAATAATTGCCAAGCTGTTCCTGCAGAGATCATACCTGGTGAGCTCCTCTTAGATGTAGTGCGGTACACAAATGGTTTTCGTTCTGATCTTTCAAAGAGACAGTTCTCCGTTTTCAGTCAATAATAGTCTCATGCTGAGCCAACCAGTCCATCCCAAAAATCGCATCGAAATCCACCATAttcaaaacaattaaatctgCACAGAACACTAGACTCTGCATCTGAACCTTGCAATTTCTTACCACACTACTACTTTTCAATTCTTCTCCTGAGGGTAAAGACACACAAAATTCCGAAATAGATTCATCTGGCAAGACCCTCAATTTCATCATAAAACTAACAGACATAAAAGAGTGCGTAGCTCCTATATATATCAACACGAAAGCAGGTAAATCAGCAATACGGATCATACCTGTGACAATTGCAAAATCTGGGTCAGCCTGATCGTGAGTCATAACAAACACTCTTCCCTTGACAGGCTCCTTGATTGCGGGCAGTCTTTTGCAAAATTCCCTGGCCTCTTGCAGAGAAAGCAAGTATTGGTCCCCAGCATACATTGACCGGAGTGTGATTTCCCACACTTTTGACAGATAGGTGCATTCGTCGGCCTTGGAGCATTGGCGTTCGGTTGATTCTGTCCCTGAGGTCGCGCCTGATTGGGGTTTTGGCGCTGCTGCTGTTGTGGTCTCCTTTGAGCTGGAGCTTGGTACGGCCTCTTTTGACTAGGCCCTTGCTGCTCTCTCCCCTGGTAACTGATTCTCTTCGCTTGAGATTCTTTGATAATATCATTCCCATCTTTTTTGACAACATAGCCTCATCGACTGCTGCTCGGTACGTTTGTTCCCCACTCAATCTGACATCACGACGAATAGTGGCATTCAGTCCTTCTGTGAAATGCTTCAACTCATCTGCAGCATTACCcgaaatcatgggcacaaagtacCTCCCCCTCTCAAACTTCTTCACATACTCGAAAATGGACATGCTCCCTTGTTGGAGCTCcagaaattctatggtaagtcTAGTCCTGGTGCTGATAGTGAAATACTTCCCATAGAACACATccttgaatccattccaagtcaaCGTAGTCAT comes from Henckelia pumila isolate YLH828 chromosome 4, ASM3356847v2, whole genome shotgun sequence and encodes:
- the LOC140862751 gene encoding uncharacterized protein, with product MANRRNPNNEDNQNNQFLVGLATLLQEQSRAQGEQIQQLIQAQAGGRNNNQPLLTNLIFKQFKDLGPQDFKGGVDPLVAEEWVQSVENIFDYMQLTDADRVRCAIFMFRDDARVWWQGACSAVDMTTLTWNGFKDVFYGKYFTISTRTRLTIEFLELQQGSMSIFEYVKKFERGRYFVPMISGNAADELKHFTEGLNATIRRDVRLSGEQTYRAAVDEAMLSKKMGMILSKNLKRRESVTRGESSKGLVKRGRTKLQLKGDHNSSSAKTPIRRDLRDRINRTPMLQGRRMHLSVKSVGNHTPVNADPDFAIVTGMIRIADLPAFVLIYIGATHSFMSVSFMMKLRVLPDESISEFCVSLPSGEELKSSSVVRNCKVQMQSLVFCADLIVLNMVDFDAIFGMDWLAQHETIID